In a single window of the Danio aesculapii chromosome 20, fDanAes4.1, whole genome shotgun sequence genome:
- the LOC130247394 gene encoding C-C motif chemokine 13-like — protein sequence MRPSCIFIICLVFFAFCSLAQRFNFNGKCCYSFSNLKIRANLVESYQATDFHCARNAIIFVTDRQKEICADPADEWVQRLMKLVDARRSEMLHEIPDKVSKVEK from the exons ATGAGGCCGTCCTGCATTTTCATCATCTGTCTTGTGTTTTTTGCTTTCTGCTCACTGGCTCAAA GGTTCAATTTTAATGGAAAGTGCTGCTACTCTTTCTCCAATTTAAAAATCAGAGCAAATTTGGTTGAGAGTTATCAAGCTACAGATTTTCATTGTGCCCGGAATGCTatcat TTTCGtcacagacagacaaaaagagaTTTGTGCTGACCCGGCAGATGAATGGGTTCAGAGGTTGATGAAGTTGGTGGATGCTCGCAGATCTGAAATGCTACATGAGATACCAGACAAAGTTTCTAAAGTGGAAAagtaa